In Calditrichota bacterium, the sequence TGGAAACTCACCCAGCATTTCGAAATGAAATTAATCCCCTTTTTTGCTTTTATTATTATCAATCTGTGTTATCTTTTTTAGATGAAACTTTTTCCAAAATAAAGTTCTGTATTTTATTCGCATCTTTTATGGCTAACTTCATGTCGTCCATGTTTAAATCCATTAGATAGGGATATCTTATATTAACTCCATAATCTGTAAGGCGCAGGCATTCTTCTTCAATCCTTTCAAAATCCGCATCGTGCTTACAACATAAATTATTCAGCAATATCAGGTCATGTGTTTTTATTATCTCATGTCCTTTTAATGCCAAAAAGCCTTTCAAATATTTCTCTGATGATTGCTGACAGTGGTAGCATATTATTTCTATAGGAACAGGATGCATATTTTGTAGGTATTTTGCAGAGGATAAATCTACAGCAGCAATATCGAACCATTCTTTGGCTAGTGCTCGATTATCCATACACTAAAATTCCCTGTTTTAAAATTTTATGCTCTAATGTATTTTGATGGCGCGCTCTCTCCTCAAATTCTTTATTATCGTAGATTAAAATATCCATTGGTATCTGATAATCCCGAGAGATTTCTCTGCGAATTTCTCTCATTATTTCAATTTTTCTTCTATTCATGAGATTAGTAATAATGCATAAGTCCAAGTCGCTATCTTGCCCGGGTTTCCCATAGGCAAAAGAGCCAAACACAAAAATTCTACTTGTTTTTATTTTTTTTGCAATTCGATTTGCTATGACTTTGATTTGTTTTTCAGAAATCATAGAATACCCTAAATTCTTTAATTGAGAAGCAATAAATATTTATGGTGTTTTAACATTCAGTGTGCCGTAAAATTCTTCAACAAAGATTTTACTAATGCGTGGATTATATTTTAGCGCTGATAAGTTTTTAATGGAAAAACTTTACACAAATATAATCAAAAAAAATCATATCTGCAATATATTTTTGTCAGTTAGGCTCCCCTATCGCTATGAGCCATCCAAGCTTCAAACACAGATAAAACAAATTCGATTTCTCCAAGAAACCGGAATCGTCTGGCTCACAAAAATATCCCTACCACGCTTGCTGAAAACTCACTAACCAGCGAAATCTGACACTCTGCTCACCCGGTAAGGGATCGCTGACGTAAATGGGAAAATCGATGCGCAATAGGAAAAAGCGATAAAACGCACGAAAACGCCACTGGCTTCCGATTCCCGCATCCGTCAAAGTTGTCCGGTCTCCTTTTTCGTTTCGCAGATAACCGGCATCGGCAAAAACGGAAATATTCACCATGAATTTTCTGCGGAAAAACGGGGACAAACGAATGGTTGAAGCCTCGACATTGACTGCGGCGATCCGATCCGTGGCAATTCTCTGATCCAAATAACCGCGCAGATTTCCGCCGCCGGGAAGATGGTACGGAATCAATTCCGAAAAGCTTCCGCGGCTGCGCAAATAGTATTTTTCAAATTTCTGCTGCGGATTAGCGCCATCAGCGAAAAACATCTTTTGCATCGGGAAATTGTCTCCCCAGAATCGTCCGCCAAACAGCCGCACCGCAAGATAGCGGCCTCCGCTGCCAAGCCGGTAATCGAGTTGACTTTGCAGACGGGAGTAACTGAATTCGCTGCCGGGTATTTTTTCCGATGTTTCAAATTGAATAAGCGCATCGCCAGACCAGCCGGGCTTAAATTGGGAGAAAATGTACGAAATGCTCACATTGTTATTTCTGCCATTCTCCCAAGCAATAAATTTTTTCGTCTCACCTCCGGAACGATATTCCTCAATGACATACTTCCCACCGTCTTTCAGCAACTGCGCGGAATTGAAAGCAATGTCAAATGAATGAAACGGAGGGAAATTTCTCATTCGACTCCAGGAAAATTTCAGTCCGATTTTTCCGATGGCGCGACCCTCACGAGCCGCGGCGCGCAATTGCCATTTGAGTTTTTCACTATTTTTTAGCAGCGGATGCGAAAAATTGAAATCCAC encodes:
- a CDS encoding HEPN domain-containing protein, encoding MDNRALAKEWFDIAAVDLSSAKYLQNMHPVPIEIICYHCQQSSEKYLKGFLALKGHEIIKTHDLILLNNLCCKHDADFERIEEECLRLTDYGVNIRYPYLMDLNMDDMKLAIKDANKIQNFILEKVSSKKDNTD
- a CDS encoding nucleotidyltransferase domain-containing protein, which codes for MISEKQIKVIANRIAKKIKTSRIFVFGSFAYGKPGQDSDLDLCIITNLMNRRKIEIMREIRREISRDYQIPMDILIYDNKEFEERARHQNTLEHKILKQGILVYG